A genomic segment from Ptychodera flava strain L36383 chromosome 19, AS_Pfla_20210202, whole genome shotgun sequence encodes:
- the LOC139119487 gene encoding uncharacterized protein isoform X1, translated as MLKACNLIMHTYSFLIRRLGRYGNAPSPSHTVKVETPRQIGLQLPLDWTGLARKKFALPERDSRLGVFVLGIGIVLKITGHAHRFQLSESHCYENGKHESQNRHIAATPWKPYRPEFGHTKPGVDKLSTTVVNGVDNKTADLSSGDSQNGRLGVSGNTSMIESLLKAHIPANFTNDVKDRHCFPGRGPTRDVIPNVNSTSLYSTSKEHYKKKRYSAAPQYIPQVEIETNARRANVSSVTPNLASNSLSNGFPMLCDDQPPKLTPAVEKKPKKSVEMRYLATMDSMCSSASRQIPSVTHPPPLLKQNITKTSRAADLGYEGALDLSKPLDLSVKKQSRSSDSSSGLQREQETMINFSQHSVASPSRYQNGLSHAIVTESTPRSIAMQRQYLNRPQEISRGSSPGRSPAHSPYRQVISPDVSRPSSMHSSYYPGSSSDMSRISGTVTLQKNTPTSSPYNVDPTLIPSSIGIGRSAFTVGLQESTVNGSAKQQQSGHYTEGRKISTPAHLNMMSSKSPQHGHSPVRVARVNPTATKPPERSLPTVNAFPNPSVSRHGHSSHVQVSTVPYHAASTISDSPRSHAYNSKLYYARKERERSPSVSASNSPQRSSPMHIQGPDRSPVHATVRCRSRSPHTSSSPLGMIQNSLAAGATLGKLLKPLDEHEKNKEEAMMQQRRMKQERLNSEKRYSSPRTSCSSLSPLHIQIPKGQSPINHQQQQGYQPPTPPRLADASQTRLLSPGYSQCSSESTKCTCTYVPVNGNSLSPVEPKSPPMPVLTPHSTQAPVTLSPSQPKPTVPLPREPPTLDHSSNNVLYNALTLPKYQRTSLASTNPISKSSDVHARVSTKSQSQNKTFMTNRPPILTTDHHIQSNHNTQVYSHAHKQPVPYNLEERLRHALQTVGKEQVPDARAFSLNRVSPRDPRPFAREQLILQQQQFRREHSQRQWPHSQNMNQLMQNRNFAPNSSSSSPLPATVDGNFQRQKIVREKRRSSPVSAMSMQSRPTERNIFKEINAFGADSSDGVAKEMTAKPVISEVIDLTTPVGSPASPYPAADKDGTEGDIEESKGSVEDIHGVSGRQCHMLDNHRRSKINTEGTEGMPKLSSRLQSTSAIDLKTSRCSGVITNAKLTTSCVVQLSKSEVSQSSTPLMSLSTLSSTSSDNEMDTQGSYCGSPIPCTAEQRRQAKRSLEIARIKNSEGYVGDKPKKPKNDFLYVDSSLLNREERHLQRAMMRFTEMELQRRGIPFAARKTRSIDEDDDRKARPMDDEDYRKARSIDEDGERSKDEYENNSTGIEGEEDINISMDTAESRDPKEANLHRRYKYKVGKHFSRNYDSSDYNTIMNWKSSFEDRMVEGVFSTTPVSTASTSPISSPTTVTIVTTATSSEDDGGVKKGVTEFQDFVPVILEKRTRSGLSGSKVLRERKPFYNKNAKYEQEIEKEEQKKLFRKRSQSIASVSGDEASPPRKRKPYERVASNFASTRTNKNTTLAGEKVKQKYDFKGLGRGRFGRGKGRLRVHLNQLDGDFYRGRGRGRGRGRGRGRGRGRGRGRGSIARRLAMSGEIMIKQEVVSDTEQSVGNVQAVDDDSKPMRCILDPSNYNKITLVSGNGAPIDEQGEVVINIDEGVRERRKRLLAKPSGKRTRKTNNARDVDDDDTCQDIEPDVRECNKENASINDSDDEYLLDGASPSRPMPPEMKRIMVNKNSGETLLHRAARLAYEEVALYCIENGVVQVNVKDNAGYTALHECCVRGRLAIAKHLLRFGANVNCSSADGTRPIHDAVENDHLEIVRLLLSYGADPLLATYSGRTPIKIARSEKMKTLIKGHLMDLNGESIETKEDEDLPEENLDLDWHFNGSCNIFDDLEESGFALFSDVPDDESSEAEEPLLELCDRPHPTTYHFQLPDSQRASNWLVLSDVLQRAALTHREFLMKHRNVPIRSVTVEELLEYIATSQITQPPANLTKRPKDDALELVELDDQIRELLGIEVVRIKEENNNEITGRRRSPRKRCEDESNA; from the exons GGAGTGGATAAGTTATCAACGACGGTTGTGAATGGTGTTGATAATAAAACAGCTGATCTCTCGTCAGGAGACAGTCAAAATGGAAGACTAGGAGTGTCTGGTAATACAAGTATGATAGAATCGTTACTCAAAGCACATATTCCCGCCAATTTTACCAATGATGTTAAGGATAG GCACTGCTTCCCAGGCCGTGGTCCAACAAGAGATGTCATCCCAAATGTTAACAGTACCTCACTGTATTCAACATCAAAGGAGCATTATAAAAAG AAGAGATATTCTGCCGCACCTCAATATATTCCACAAGTGGAGATTGAAACAAATGCAAGAAGAGCAAATGTGTCGTCGGTGACGCCAAACCTAGCCTCAAACAGTTTGTCCAATGGCTTTCCAATGCTCTGTGATGATCAGCCACCAAAATTGACTCCAGCTGTTGAAAAGAAACcaaagaaatcagttgagatgaGATACTTAGCAACTATGGATTCTATGTGTTCTTCAGCATCAAGACAGATACCAAGTGTGACACATCCTCCACCTTTGCTCAAACAGAACATCACAAAGACATCCAGAGCAGCTGATCTAGGGTATGAGGGTGCCTTAGACCTGAGCAAGCCATTAGACTTATCAGTGAAGAAACAAAGCCGATCGTCAGATAGCAGCAGTGGCCTACAGAGAGAGCAAGAAACAATGATAAACTTTTCACAGCATTCAGTGGCATCTCCTAGTAGATACCAAAATGGCTTGTCCCATGCTATTGTCACTGAATCCACACCAAGAAGCATTGCAATGCAGAGGCAATATCTGAATAGACCTCAGGAAATAAGTCGAGGATCTTCTCCAGGACGTTCTCCAGCACATTCTCCATATCGTCAGGTGATATCTCCAGATGTGAGTCGGCCTTCATCGATGCATTCTTCGTATTACCCAGGATCATCTTCTGACATGAGCAGGATATCAGGTACAGTGACACTACAGAAGAACACACCAACATCATCACCTTATAATGTGGATCCAACTCTTATTCCATCGTCTATAGGGATTGGAAGATCAGCCTTTACTGTTGGGTTGCAAGAGAGTACTGTCAATGGAAgtgcaaaacaacaacaaagtgGACATTACACAGAGGGGCGAAAAATATCAACACCTGCCCATCTAAATATGATGTCATCTAAATCTCCACAGCATGGGCATTCACCTGTCAGAGTGGCCCGTGTGAATCCCACTGCCACTAAACCACCTGAAAGGTCTTTGCCAACAGTCAACGCCTTTCCAAATCCATCTGTATCACGCCATGGACATTCCAGCCATGTTCAAGTCAGTACAGTTCCTTATCATGCTGCTTCTACAATATCAGATTCTCCAAGGAGTCATGCATACAATTCAAAGTTGTATTACGCGAGAAAAGAAAGGGAGAGATCTCCATCGGTGTCTGCCTCCAACTCTCCGCAAAGGTCTTCTCCTATGCACATACAAGGACCAGACAGATCGCCTGTTCATGCAACAGTTAGGTGCAGATCGCGCTCGCCACATACATCTTCATCTCCTCTTGGTATGATACAGAATTCTTTAGCTGCTGGTGCTACACTGGGAAAACTGTTAAAACCTCTTGATGAACATGAAAAGAACAAGGAAGAAGCCATGATGCAGCAAAGGAGGATGAAGCAAGAAAGACTCAACAGTGAAAAGAGGTATTCTTCTCCAAGAACATCATGTTCTAGTCTTTCACCTTTACATATACAAATTCCAAAAGGACAGTCCCCTATTAACCACCAACAACAGCAAGGATACCAACCTCCTACTCCTCCAAGGTTGGCTGATGCCTCGCAAACCAGACTTCTGTCTCCAGGTTATAGTCAGTGTTCCTCAGAATCAACAAAGTGTACTTGCACATATGTGCCGGTCAACGGTAACTCACTCAGTCCTGTTGAACCCAAATCACCACCAATGCCAGTTTTGACACCCCACTCTACCCAGGCTCCTGTGACTTTGTCTCCCAGTCAGCCTAAACCAACAGTGCCTCTTCCAAGAGAGCCACCAACTCTTGACCATTCATCAAACAATGTCTTGTATAATGCACTTACACTGCCAAAGTATCAGCGCACCAGCCTTGCAAGCACAAACCCTATCTCAAAATCTTCTGATGTGCATGCAAGAGTCAGCACGAAGAGCCAGAGTCAGAACAAGACTTTTATGACCAACAGACCACCCATCCTTACAACAGACCATCATATTCAATCAAACCATAACACACAGGTCTACTCTCATGCCCATAAGCAACCTGTTCCCTATAACCTGGAAGAAAGACTGAGACATGCTTTACAAACTGTCGGGAAAGAGCAAGTGCCAGATGCTAGAGCCTTTTCGTTAAATAGAGTCTCTCCACGTGATCCCAGACCTTTTGCAAGAGAGCAGCTCATTCTTCAGCAGCAGCAGTTCAGACGAGAACATTCACAAAGACAGTGGCCACACAGCCAGAACATGAATCAGTTGATGCAGAATAGAAACTTTGCACCTAATTCATCATCGTCTTCACCATTGCCTGCAACTGTGGATGGGAATTTCCAAAGACAGAAGATTGTCCGAGAAAAACGGAGAAGCTCTCCAGTTTCTGCCATGTCTATGCAAAGTAGACCCACTGAGAGGAATATCTTTAAAGAAATCAATGCTTTTGGTGCAGATAGTAGTGATGGTGTTGCCAAAGAGATGACTGCTAAACCAGTCATAAGTGAGGTGATAGATCTCACGACTCCGGTTGGTTCTCCAGCGTCTCCTTATCCGGCAGCTGATAAAGATGGCACAGAGGGAGACATAGAAGAGAGCAAGGGGTCAGTGGAAGACATACATGGTGTTTCTGGGAGGCAATGTCATATGCTGGACAACCACAGAAGAAGTAAAATCAACACTGAGGGTACTGAGGGAATGCCAAAGTTATCTTCAAGGCTACAGTCAACATCGGCAATTGACTTAAAGACTTCTCGCTGTTCTGGGGTTATAACAAATGCAAAATTAACGACAAGTTGTGTCGTTCAACTTTCCAAGAGTGAAGTATCACAGAGCTCAACACCTTTAATGTCTCTGTCAACTCTATCTTCAACTTCTTCGGACAATGAGATGGACACTCAAGGAAGTTACTGCGGCTCACCCATACCATGTACAGCGGAGCAGCGAAGACAGGCCAAACGGTCCCTTGAAATAGCCAGAATAAAAAACTCTGAGGGGTATGTTGGAGACAAACCAAAAAAACCAAagaatgattttctgtatgttgaTTCATCTCTATTAAATCGAGAAGAGAGGCACTTACAG CGTGCAATGATGAGGTTCACTGAGATGGAGTTACAGAGACGTGGAATACCATTTGCCGCTCGTAAAACGAGGTCTATAGATGAGGATGATGATCGCAAAGCCAGACCTATGGACGATGAGGACTATCGTAAAGCCAGGTCTATAGATGAGGATGGTGAAAGGAGCAAGGACGAATATGAAAATAACAGTACTGGGATCGAAGGAGAAGAGGACATAAACATCTCCATGGATACTGCTGAAAGCAGAGATCCAAAAGAGGCCAACTTGCATCGCAGATATAAATACAAAGTTGGCAAACACTTTTCCAGAAACTATGATTCTTCAG ATTACAATACTATAATGAATTGGAAGAGTTCTTTCGAGGATAGGATGGTTGAGGGCGTCTTTTCCACCACGCCAGTTTCCACCGCTTCTACCTCCCCGATATCCTCACCCACTACTGTTACCATAGTAACCACTGCCACTTCATCTGAGGATGACGGCGGGGTTAAGAAGG GTGTCACCGAGTTCCAAGACTTCGTCCCAGTTATTCTAGAGAAACGGACTCGAAGTGGCTTGTCAG GTTCAAAGGTTCTTCGGGAACGGAAGccattttacaacaaaaatgccaaatatgaaCAGGAAATCGAGAAGGAGGAACAGAAAAAGCTATTTCGTAAACGATCACAGAGCATTGCCAGCGTCAGTGGTGACGAGGCGTCGCCGCCTAGGAAGCGCAAACCGTATGAGCGTGTGGCCAGCAACTTCGCGAGCACCCGTACCAACAAGAACACCACCTTAGCTGGGGAAAAGGTCAAACAGAAATACGACTTCAAAGGACTTGGTAGAGGGCGTTTTGGGAGAGGAAAGGGTCGGCTCAGAGTTCACCTGAATCAGTTGGATGGAGATTTCTACAGGGGAAGAGGGCGAGGAAGGGGTAGGGGCAGGGGCAGGGGTAGGGGCAGAGGGAGAGGCAGGGGTAGGGGATCGATTGCAAGGCGTTTAGCGATGAGTGGGGAAATCATGATTAAGCAAGAAGTTGTCAGTGACACAGAGCAGTCAGTGGGTAATGTCCAGGCTGTGGATGACGACAGCAAACCCATGAGGTGCATTTTGGACCCCTCCAATTACAACAAGATTACCCTCGTCTCCGGTAACGGCGCCCCCATCGATGAACAGGGTGAAGTGGTGATTAACATTGATGAAGGCGTCAGAGAGAGAAGGAAGAGACTTCTAGCTAAACCTAGCGGCAAGAGAACACGGAAGACAAACAATGCCAGAGATGTGGACGATGATGACACATGTCAGGATATTGAG CCTGATGTCCGTGAATGTAACAAGGAAAATGCCAGTATAAATGACAGCGACGATGAGTACTTGCTAGACGGCGCCAGTCCCTCACGACCTATGCCACCAG AAATGAAACGTATCATGGTTAATAAGAATTCAGGGGAAACACTTCTGCACCGAGCTGCCAGACTAGCTTACGAG GAGGTCGCACTGTATTGCATCGAGAACGGCGTTGTGCAGGTTAACGTCAAGGATAACGCCGGATACACTGCTCTTCATGAATGCTGTGTTCGGGGACGTCTTGCCATTGCAAAGCATCTGCTTCGATTCGGAGCCAATGTCAACTGTAGTTCGGCTGACGGAACCAG aCCAATCCACGACGCTGTAGAAAATGATCACTTGGAAATTGTACGTCTATTACTATCCTATGGTGCAGATCCTTTACTGGCGACCTACTCTGGGCGGACACCGATAAAAATTGCACGCAGCGAGAAGATGAAAACTCTAATCAAAG GTCACCTGATGGATCTCAATGGCGAATCCATAGAAACCAAAGAAGACGAGGATCTTCCTGAGGAAAACCTTGACCTTGATTGGCATTTCAACGGTTCATGTAACATTTTCG ATGATTTGGAAGAATCTGGTTTTGCCTTGTTCAGTGATGTGCCTGATGACGAGTCCTCAGAGGCCGAGGAACCGTTATTAGAACTCTGTGACAGACCACATCCCACAACCTACCATTTCCAATTACCTGATTCACAGAG AGCCAGCAACTGGTTAGTTCTGAGTGATGTCTTGCAAAGGGCAGCCCTAACTCACCGAGAATTCTTAATGAAGCACAGAAACGTACCCATTAGGTCAGTGACAGTGGAAGAGTTACTGGAATACATAGCGACCAGTCAAATTACACAGCCGCCGGCTAATCTAACTAAGAGACCAAAGGATGATGCCTTGGAGCTGGTGGAACTTGATGACCAGATCAGGGAATTACTTGGAATCGAGGTGGTACGCATTAAAGAAGAGAATAACAATGAAATCACGGGTCGAAGACGGTCGCCAAGGAAACGATGCGAGGATGAGAGTAACGCATAG